DNA from Mycolicibacterium alvei:
CCGGTCCACCACTTTGTCGACGGCGGCCTTCGCCGCGGCCAACACGTCCACCGGGTGGTCGACGAATCGCCGTGCCCAGGCCAGTGCCTCGTCGTAGACGTGGTCGGGTGCCACCATCTGGTCGATCAGACCGAGCTCCAGGGCTTCCTCGGCGCCGACGAAGCGTCCGCTGAACACCAGTTCCTTGGCCTTGCTGGCGCCGATGGTCTGGGCCAGCCGGGCTGCACCGCCGGCTCGGGGCGCCAGGCCGGCCAGGATCTCGGTGGCTCCGAACTTGACGTTGTCGCCGCTGACCCGCCAATCGGCGGCCATCGCCAGGGTCATCCCGCTGCCCAGTGCGTAGCCGGTGATCGCGGCGACGGTGGGTTTGGGGATGGCAGCCACGGCTTCGACGCATCGGCGCAATGCCGTGTCCGCGGCAGCGGCCTCGGCGGCGTTCAGCGTGCGCAGCTCGGGTACGTCGTCGCCGGCGCAGAAGATCTCATGACCGCCGAACAGGATCACCACGGAGATGTCGGTGCGTTCACCGAGCTCGTGGGCGGCCGCCACGATCTCGCGGTACATCTGCCGGGTCAGGGCGTTGGTCGGGGGCCGCGACAGCATCAGGGTGCCGACGCCGTCCTGTTCCGGCGTCGCCCCGGTGATCACGCTGATGAACTCGCTCACTGGCTGGTATCCCCCGCAGCGCCGCCCCGGCCCAGTGGCGCCCGGTGGTTCCGGGCCGCGTTGTAGCGGCCGCTGTCGAAGAACTCGATCTGCCAGCTGCCTTCGCCCAGGGAGAGGTTGGGTTCGGTGGCCACGATCTTGCGTTCGGTGGCCAGTACATCGGCGACGGAACGACCGCTGAGGGAGTTGAGCTGGGTCCAGGTCGGCGGCAGCAGGAACGAATTGCCCTGTTCGAAGTCGTCGAGGCCGGCCTGCGGGGTACTCCAGAAGGCGCGGTCGGTTTCGGTGTTGTCGCCGTCGGCCCGCTGTCCCTCGGGCAGGGCGCCCACTAAGAAGAAGGTGTCGTAACGGCGGGTGCGTTCTTCCTTGGGGGTGATCCAGTTGTCCCACGGCCGCAGCAGGTCAGCGCGCAGCACCAGCTTCTCGTCGCGCAGGAAGTCGGCGAACGAGAGCGAGTGGTTGGCCAGAGCGGCACGCGCTTCGCCGTAGACGGACGCGTCGGACACGATCCCGTCGGGATCGCTGGCAGGTCCGGCGAACAGGACCCCGGATTCCTCGAACGTCTCGCGGGCCGCGGCGCACACCAGCGCCTCGGCCAGCCCGGTGTCCACACCGAGCCGCTGTGCCCACCAGTCCGGTTCCGGACCGAACCAGGCGATGTCGGCGTTGCGGTCACGCTCGTCGACTCCGCCGCCGGGGAACACCATCACGCCGGCCACGAACTCCATCGCCGCGTGCCTGCGCATCATGAAGACTTCGATCGCTTCGGCGGCGTCCCGGACCAGCATCACCGTGGCCGCCGGACGCGGCACCAGTGGATCGTCGCTAGGGGTACTCATTCACGCCTCCTATGAGCCGCACGGCTCCTGGTTCGCCGGGCGAAGTAGCGCCCGTCGATCACATCCAGGGCGATCGACTGACCGAACGCCTTGGACAGGTTCTCCGCAGTCAACACCTCGGTCAGCAGACCCGAGGCAACCGCCTGGCCCTCCGACAGGATCAGCGCGTGGCTGAAACCCACCGGAATCTCCTCGACATGATGGGTGACCAGCACCATGGCCGGCGAGTCGGGGTCGGCAGCCAGATCGGTCAACCGCGCCACCAGGTCTTCCCGGCCGCCCAGGTCGAGCCCGGCCGCGGGTTCGTCGAGCAGCAGCAGTTCGGGGTCGGTCATCAGCGAGCGGGCGATCAGGACCCGTTTGCGTTCACCTTCGGACAGGGTCCCGTATACCCGTTCGGCGAGATGTTCGGCGCCGACGCTTTCCAGCATGTCGATGGCCTGGACGTAGTCGACGTCCTCGTAATCCTCACGCCAACGGCCCAGCACGGCGTAGCCGGCCGATACCACCAGGTCGCGCACCACCTCGTCGTCGGGGATCCGCTGTGACAGCGCCGAGCTGCTCAGTCCGACCCGGGCCCGCAACTCGGACATGTCGGTGCGGCCCAGGCGTTCACCGAGCACGTACGCGGTGCCCGACGAAGGATGTTCGGTGGCGGCCGCGATCCGCAGCAGCGAGGTCTTGCCTGCACCGTTGGGACCGATCACCACCCAGCGCTCGTCGAGCTCGACGGTCCACGTGATGGGCCCGACGAGGGTGTTGCCGCCTCGCTGCAGGCTCACCCTCGCGAAGTCGATCAACAGGTCGGGGTCGGTTCCGTCTGAGTCATCGCTGGTTGTCGAGTCGGTGAGTTCCCCTGCGGCCACTCGCTCATCGTAGTGACCGGTTCCCGTTCCGCCCGGGCACGTCCGTCGCTGAAATCGTGGAACAACAATGAGCGTGGCGTCAGCCGCAGGAACAGCTGCACGAGCGGCCCGATCCCGAAGGCGTAGACGAGGGTGCCGATCCCGACGGTGCCGCCCAACAACGCACCGACGGCCAGCACGGTCGCCTCAATTCCGGTACGCACCAGCCGCACCGACACTCCGGTGCGGGCCACCAAGCCGGTCATCAGGCCGTCCCGGGGTCCGGGGCCCAGGCCGGCGCCGATGTAGAGCACGGTGCTGATGGCGTTGAGCACCACGGCACCGATCAACATTGCGATGCGCACCGGTAACGCCGACGGCGCCGGAAGGACCGCCAGCGTGGCATCCACCGTGACGGCGATGACGATGACGTTGGCGACGGTCCCGATTCCGGGCCGGTTGCGCAGCGGAATCCAGGCCAGCAGGACGACGACGCCGACGACGGCCGACGCCATCCCGAGTGACAGCGGGGTATGCCGGGTGAGGCCCTGATGGAAGACGTCCCACGGATCGAGTCCGAGCCCGGCACGCACCATCATCGCCATCGACACGCCGTAGCCGCACAAGCCGATGAGGAGCAGCGCGCCGCGTTGGAAGGGGGCCCTCATGCGTGGTCGGGGAATCGGACGCGGATCGCGTCGAGCTCGCGGCGCACCCGGCGGGCATCCACATCACGCTCCCCGGCACGGTTTCCCGGGGCAAAGGCGTGGCGGTACTTGCCTGCCAGTCGAGATAGCCATGTTGTTCGCATAGGTCCCTTTGTAGGTCGATCTGGATTGCACTTCAATATCCAGTTGGCCCATACTGGCCTTATTATGTCGACGGATATGGCCGCTCGCACCCTCGATGTGGACCTTCTGGCCCGCGAACTCGGCAACTGGCGCACTTCGAACCAAAGTGGCCCCGCCTACCTCGGGCTGGCCGACGCCATCCGACTGCTGATCGTGGACGGTCGCGTCCCGGTCGGTTCACGCATTCCCAGCGAACGCGCGCTGGCCGACTCGCTACGGGTGTCACGCACCACGGTCACGGCGGCGTTCACCCAACTGCGCGACGACGGCTACCTGCACGCCCGCCGCGGAGCGCGCAGCATCGCCGCCCTGCCCGCCGCCGGCCACGTCCCGTCCGGCACCACCGCACCGACGGTCAGCCTGGCCGCCGCGGCACTGTCCGCGCCCGGAACGGCTGTACTGGAAGCCTTCGCCGAGGCCGCACGAGATATCGCGCCCTATCTGCGCGAGCCGGGTCACGAACTGATGGGTGTCGGCCCCCTGCGTGCGGCCATCGCCGAAAGGTATTGCAGCAGAGGTCTCCCCACCGATCCGAGCCAGATCATGGTGACCAGCGGCGCCCAGCACGCCATCGGATTGATCCTGGCCAGCCACACCCAGCCCGGCGACCGGGTTCTCGTCGAGCAACCCACGTATCACGGTGCGCTGGCGGCGATCTCGACTGCCGGGGCACGGCCGGTTCCGGTCGCACTCACCGAGGACGGCTGGGAACTCGACGCGGTACATGCCGCGCTGCGACAGCTCGCGCCGAGCCTGGCCTACCTGGTTCCCGACAGCCACAACCCGACCGGATTCACCATGCCCACCGCAGAGCGAAAGCGGTTGGGGCAGATCATTTCCGACACCCGAACCCGTACGATCGTCGATGAATCGATAGCCGACATGTGGATCGACGAGGCGCCGCCCGAACCGTTGGCCGCCTCGGTCCCCCGCAATGATCTGGTGCTGACCATCGGCTCGATGTCGAAATCGTTCTGGGGTGGGCTGCGGGTCGGCTGGATCCGCGCCGAGCGCGGCACACTGGCCACCATCGCGGCGATCCGTCCTTCGGTGGACCTCGGCACCCCGATCCTCGAACAACTCGCCGCGGCGAAACTCCTCGCGATGCGGACGGACGTACTGCCGGAGAGGCGTGAAATCCTGCGGGTCCGCCGGGAGTTCCTGGTGGCACTGCTGGCCCGAGAGCTTCCGGACTGGCAGCCCGGGCACGGCCGCGGCGGAATGTCGTTGTGGGTGAAGTTGCCCGCACCGATGAGTACGGCATTGTCGGCCGCCGCGATGCGGCTGGGTCTGGACGTGCCCGCCGGGCCGCGGTTCGGGGTGGACGGCACGCTGGAGCGGTTCATCCGGCTGCCTTATGCGCTGCCGGAACCGGAGCTCGAAGAGGCGGTGCGACTGTTGTCCCGTGCCTGGCACAGCATCACCGGCACGCTCAGTGCGGCACCTCAGACGCTGGTGGTCTGAGCCGCGGGCGCTACGGCTGCTGTGACATCGCGTAACAGGTGGCGTAATGCTCGATGGTGCACGGAATTCCGTTCACCGTCGGCAACTGGCCGGGCCGGCTCTGGATATTCGCGTCACCGGTGCCGGGCGCCATCACCGGCGGCGCCACCGCGCCCATCCCGCCGCCGGACGAACCGGCCACGCATACACCGTCGAACTTGGTCGCCTTGGTGCCCGACGGGCACCGCTTGGCCTCGGCAGGTGCCGCGACCGACAACTGCCCCAGGACGGCAGCAACGGCGAACACACCGACCACGACCGTGTTCTTCAGGCTCGCCATGCCCCCCACCCTACGTCAGGGGTGCCCCGGCGCGGAGTCAGTCCTCGGGGATCTCGACGCGGCGCAACACGCCGTCTTGGGCATCAGCGGCCTCGATCTCGCCGCGGGTGACGCCGAGGATGAACAGCACGGTGTCCAGATAGGGGTAGCTCAACGACGCGTCGGCGACCTCACGCAACGCGGGTTTGGCATTGAAGGCGACGCCGAGGCCGGCGGCCGCCAGCATGTCGATGTCGTTGGCCCCGTCTCCGACGGCCACGGTCTGTTCCATGGGTACGCCGACCTGCTGGGCGAAATCGCGCAGCGCCTTGGCTTTTCCTGGGCGGTCGATGACCTGGCCGATGACCCGCCCGGTCAGCTTGCCGTCGATGACCTCCAGTTCGTTGGCGGCCACGTAGTCCAGCATGAGTTCGTGGGCGAGCGGTTCGATGACCTGACGAAAACCGCCTGACACCACGCCGCAGTGGAAACCGAGTCGCCGCAACGTCCGGATGGTGGTCCGGGCGCCCGGTGTCAGCTCGACCTGCTCGGCGACATCGTCGAGTACCGAGGCGGGCAGGCCGGCCAGGGTCGCCACCCGACGGTGCAGGGATTCGGCGAAATCGAGTTCGCCGCGCATCGCGGCTTCGGTGACGGCGGCCACCTGGGCTTCCATGCCGGCCCGGGCGGCCAGCATCTCGATGACCTCACCCTGGATCAGGGTGGAATCGACGTCGAAGACGATGAGTCGCTTGGCCCGACGGGAAAGGCTGTAATCCTCGAGCGCGATGTCGACACTTTCGTCGACCGCCACCTGCGCCAACGCGGATTGGAGTCGGCTGTAGACCGTGCCGTCGGGGCCCGTCGGCACCGACACCCGCAACTCCAGGCCGGTCACCGGGTAGTCGGACACCCCGCGGATCGTGTCGATGTTGACACCCAGACCCGCCACCGCGCGGGCCACCACGCTGAAGGCCTCGGCGGTGATCGGACGGCCCAGCACCACGATCGTGTGGGTCGACGGCTCGCGCATGACCGGCATGTCGTCGCTGCGCTCGATCGTCACGTCCAGGCCGAGGCGGTGAATCGCTGCCTCGACGTCACTGCGCAGCGCGTCGGCCACCGATTCGACCGGTGCCGCGACCAGCACACCCAGGGTGAGCCGGCCGCGGACCACGACCTGTTCGACGTTGCGCAGTGCCACCCGATGGCGGGCGAGCACCTCGAACAATGCCGAGGTGACGCCGGGCCGATCGACTCCGGTGACGGTGATCAGTACCGACGAGTGCTCGCGTGGAGCACCGGTCATCGAATCACCGTCGACGTGCTCGTCCCCGGATGCTGCCACCCGTCAGCTGGAGCTGTCCGCAGACTCGAGCTCTGGGTGATGCGTGCGGCCCACGTGGGCCTCGGCACGCATCCGCTCGACCATGTGCGGGTAGTGCAGCTCGAACGCCGGGCGTTCCGAACGGATCCGGGGCAGCTCGGTGAAGTTGTGCCGCGGGGGCGGGCAAGAGGTCGCCCACTCCAGCGAGTTGCCGTAACCCCAGGGATCATCGACCGTCACCGGTTCGCCGTAGCGCCAGCTCTTGAACACGTTCCACACGAACGGCAGCGTCGAGATGCCGAGGATGAAGGCACCGATCGTCGAGACCACGTTGAGTGTGGTGAAGCCGTCGGACGGCAGGTAGTCGGCGTAGCGACGCGGCATGCCCTCGTCACCGACCCAGTGCTGCACCAGGAAGGTGGTGTGGAAGCCGATGAAGGTCAGCCAGAAGTGCAGCTTGCCCAGGCGTTCGTCGAGCAGACGTCCGGTCATCTTCGGGAACCAGAAGTAGATGCCCGCGTAGGTGGCGAACACGATGGTGCCGAAGAGCACGTAGTGGAAGTGCGCGATGACGAAGTAGCTGTCGGTGACGTGGAAGTCGATCGGCGGGCTGGCCAGCAGCACGCCGGACAGGCCACCCAGCAGGAAGGTGATCAGGAAGCCGACCGAGAACAGCATCGGCGTCTCGAATGTCAGCTGGCCCTTCCACATCGTGCCGATCCAGTTGAAGAACTTGATGCCGGTCGGGACCGCGATCAGGAACGTCATGAAGGAGAAGAAGGGAAGCAGTACCGCACCCGTCGCGTACATGTGGTGCGCCCACACCGCGATCGACAGGGCCGCGATGCTGATGGTGGCGTAGATCAGGGTGGTGTAACCGAAGATCGGCTTGCGGCTGAACACCGGGAAGATCTCGGACACGATGCCGAAGAACGGCAGCGCGATGATGTACACCTCGGGGTGCCCGAAGAACCAGAACAGGTGCTGCCACAACAGGACACCGCCGTTGGCCGGGTCGTAGATGTGAGCGCCCAGGTGGCGGTCGGCGGCCAGGCCCAACAGTGCGGCGGTCAGGATCGGGAACGCGATCAGCACCAGGATCGAGGTCACCAGGATGTTCCAGGTGAACACCGGCATCCGGAACATCGTCATGCCGGGTGCACGCATGCAGACCACGGTCGTGATCATGTTGACGCCACCGAGGATGGTGCCCAGACCACCGACGGCCAGACCCAGGATCCACAGGTCACCACCGGCACCGGGTGAGTGGATGGCGTCGGTCAGCGGCGAGTAGGCCGTCCAACCGAAGTCCGCGGCACCACCGGGGGTGATGAAGCCACCCATGGCGATCAGCGCACCGAACAGGAACAGCCAGAACGACAGGGCGTTCAGCCGCGGGAACGCCACGTCGGGCGCACCGATCTGCAGCGGCAGCACCAGGTTGGCGAACCCGAACACGATCGGGGTGGCGTAGAACAGCAGCATCACCGTGCCGTGCATGGTGAACAGCTGGTTGAACTGCTCATTGCTCAGGAATTGCAACCCGGGCATCGCCAGTTCCGTACGCATGAACAGTGCCATCAGACCGCCGATGAAGAAGAAGGCGAAGCAGACGACGCAGTACATGATGCCGATCAGCTTGTGATCGGTCGTCGTGATGAGCTTGTAGATCAGGTTGCCCTTGGGGCCCATCCGTTCCGGAAAAGGACGACGTGCCTCGAGTTCTCCGATTGGGGGCGCTTCGGCTACCAAGAGATCCTCCAAAGATTCGTCGGGAAATCCCGCATATCGACCTGAATCCTAACGCTCCCGAAGCCTCGCGCGCCCCTGGGTCCTACAAACTGTCGTACTGAGTCGCGCCGCGGCGGCGCAATTTGCGACAGCGAGGCCCTGACCAGCGGCAAAGCCGTGAATGTTACGGTCGGCCGGTGCTGATGAACCGACCCCGAGCCGCAGCCGCGGTGATCGCCGCGGCCGCGACACTCGCCAGTGGATGCGGCTCGGCGGAGCAGACGCCGCAGTCGCAAACGTCGATCTCGACCAGCGTCACCAAGATCGCCGATTCGGGCGTGTTGGGCAATCAGCGCAAGCCCGACGAATCCTGCGCGGCAGAGCCGGCGGCCGTCGATCAGTCGGCGCGGGAGGTCGGCAACGCACGCGCCGACGGTGCCGACATTCCGGAGTCCACCGAGGTACGCGGCGACCCCGAGCGCATCGTCGCACTGTCCGGTGACCAACTGGACGCGTTATGTGCGCTGGGTCTGCAGTCCCGGATCGTCGCGGCCGCACTGGCCGACGGATCGTCCGAGCAACCCTCCTATCTGGGCGCCGTCGTGCACGGTGTCGCTCCGGCAGGCAGTCGGGGTGCGCCGGACCTGGAGGCCGTCAAGGCCGCCGACCCGGAATTGATTCTGGGTTCGGCAGCGCTCACCCCGGCGTCCTTCGGCGCGCTGTCGGCGATCGCCCCGACGGTGTTCACCGGCACGCCCGGCGCCGCCTGGCGTGACACGTTGCGCGCGGTGGGTGCGGCGACCGGTCGCGCCGACGCCGCCGCCGACCTGATCGCGAAGTTCGACGACGCCGCGGCCGACACCGGTGCGCAGAACGACGCCCCGCACTTCCAGGCTTCGGTGGTACAGCTGACCGAGGACAGCGTCCGGGTGTACGGAGCCGACACCTTCCCCGGCAACGTGCTCGCCGCGGTGGGATTGGATCGCCCTGCCACGCAACGGTTTACCGACAAACCCTACGAGGAGCTCGGCACCACCGATGCTGATTACCGCAGCGCCGACGCCGACATCGTCTACGTCTCGTTCGCGTCTGCAGCCGCCCGGGACAACGCACCCAAGATCCTGCAGAGCCCGGCCTGGCGGGCGCTGTCGGCAGCCAAGGACAACCGGGTGTTCGTGGTGAACAACGAGGTCTGGCAGACCGGGCAGAACATCGTGGCCGCCCGTGGCATTCTCGACGACCTGCGCTGGGTGAACGCCCCGATCAACTAACCTCACGAACGTGTTCCACGTCCTCACCACGACTTACACCCAGCCCATCGATGTCGTCGACCAGACCCGTCCCGCCCACGTGGCCTGGCTCAAGGAGGAAGTGGCCGCGGGCCGCATCCTGTTGGCCGGACGTCTGGAGACGGCGACCGGCGCGGTGCTCGTCACCGGAGACCTCAGCGAGGAAGAGGTCGAGGATGTGATTGCCCGCGATCCCTACACCGTGGCCGGGCTCATCCGCTGTGAGCGCACCTCCTTCAACGGGTCGGTCCGCGCACCCGGGCTCTGACCCCGGCCCGGCTCGATCCGGGATACATGTCACAGGCGGTAGCGGGATTACCGCTGCCGCCTGCATCGTTGCACGTTGCGGACTGCCGTCACAGGCAGTGATCGGTTAACCGGACTAATCTTTCCGGGATACACAAGACGACGAGCAAAGAGGGCTTTGATGAGCACTGTTTATGCCTATGCCGCCAACTCGGCGACCGAGCCGCTGGCGAAGACGACCATCACCCGCCGCGAGGTAGGGCCGCACGACGTGGCCTTCGACATTCACTTCGCCGGCATCTGCCATTCCGACATCCACACCGTGAAGGCCGAGTGGGGTACCCCGAACTACCCCGTCGTGGCCGGCCATGAGATCGCCGGCGTCGTCACCGCGGTCGGTTCCGAGGTCACCAAGCACAAGGTCGGCGACCACGTCGGGGTCGGCTGTTTCGTCGACTCCTGCCGCGAATGCGACAACTGCAAGGCCGGGCTGCAGCAGTACTGCACCGGCGGCGGCATGATCGCCACCTACAACTCGACCGAGCGGGACGGCACCCCGACCTACGGCGGCTACAGCGGCGCGATCGTCGTCGACGAGAACTATGTCCTGCGCATCCCCGACAGCATCCCGCTGGACAAGGCCGCTCCCCTGCTGTGCGCCGGTGTCACCCTGTTCTCGCCGCTGCGCCACTGGAACGCCGGACCGGGCAAGAACGTGGCCGTCATCGGTCTCGGCGGCCTCGGCCACATGGGCGTCAAGCTGGCCCACGCGATGGGCGCGCACGTCACCGTGCTGTCGCAGTCGCTGAAGAAGATGGAAGACGGCCTGCGGCTGGGCGCCGACGAGTACTACGCGACCAGCGACCCGGAGACGTTCAGCACGTTGCGGGGCCGCTTCGACCTGATCCTCAACACCGTGTCGGCCAATCTCGATCTCGGCGCCTACCTGGGCCTGCTGAAGATGGACGGCACGCTGGTGGAACTCGGCGCACCGGAGAAGCCACTGGTGGTGCCGTTCTTCCCGCTCGGCGCCATGCGTCGCAGCCTGTCCGGTTCGATGATCGGCGGCATCCCCGAGACCCAGGAGATGCTCGATTTCTGCGCCGAGCACGACGTGACTCCCGAGATCGAGGTCATCCAGCCGGATTACATCAACGAGGCCTACGAGCGCGTGCTGGCCAGTGACGTGCGGTACCGCTTCGTGATCGACACGGCGTCACTGCGCGGCTGACACACCCCGTCAACGCCGAGGATTGCTGCTCAATAGTGGCTGCAATTTTCGGTGTTGACGCGTTATTGGCCTTCTGAGTCGGGGCCGGCGTCGGCTTCCAGGTCGACGCCGGCCAACGGCCAACCCCCGGCGGCCAGTTTGGCCGCCACCCGCTGAACGTTCTCCGGGCCGGCGTCGTGCTCGGTGACTTCGGCGATGAATTCCGCGATGTCGTCGCGCTCGATCGGATCGTCGACGTCGGCAGGCGCTGAAGCCTCGGCGATGTTGCGTACGATCTCGGCCACCTGCGCCTCGGTGAGCGGGGTGGACCGCAACAGGGCGAGCAGCGGCACCCGATCGGTACCCGGCACCCCTTCCGGAT
Protein-coding regions in this window:
- a CDS encoding NAD(P)-dependent alcohol dehydrogenase, with the translated sequence MSTVYAYAANSATEPLAKTTITRREVGPHDVAFDIHFAGICHSDIHTVKAEWGTPNYPVVAGHEIAGVVTAVGSEVTKHKVGDHVGVGCFVDSCRECDNCKAGLQQYCTGGGMIATYNSTERDGTPTYGGYSGAIVVDENYVLRIPDSIPLDKAAPLLCAGVTLFSPLRHWNAGPGKNVAVIGLGGLGHMGVKLAHAMGAHVTVLSQSLKKMEDGLRLGADEYYATSDPETFSTLRGRFDLILNTVSANLDLGAYLGLLKMDGTLVELGAPEKPLVVPFFPLGAMRRSLSGSMIGGIPETQEMLDFCAEHDVTPEIEVIQPDYINEAYERVLASDVRYRFVIDTASLRG
- the yczR gene encoding MocR-like transcription factor YczR, whose amino-acid sequence is MSTDMAARTLDVDLLARELGNWRTSNQSGPAYLGLADAIRLLIVDGRVPVGSRIPSERALADSLRVSRTTVTAAFTQLRDDGYLHARRGARSIAALPAAGHVPSGTTAPTVSLAAAALSAPGTAVLEAFAEAARDIAPYLREPGHELMGVGPLRAAIAERYCSRGLPTDPSQIMVTSGAQHAIGLILASHTQPGDRVLVEQPTYHGALAAISTAGARPVPVALTEDGWELDAVHAALRQLAPSLAYLVPDSHNPTGFTMPTAERKRLGQIISDTRTRTIVDESIADMWIDEAPPEPLAASVPRNDLVLTIGSMSKSFWGGLRVGWIRAERGTLATIAAIRPSVDLGTPILEQLAAAKLLAMRTDVLPERREILRVRREFLVALLARELPDWQPGHGRGGMSLWVKLPAPMSTALSAAAMRLGLDVPAGPRFGVDGTLERFIRLPYALPEPELEEAVRLLSRAWHSITGTLSAAPQTLVV
- a CDS encoding NUDIX hydrolase, with amino-acid sequence MSTPSDDPLVPRPAATVMLVRDAAEAIEVFMMRRHAAMEFVAGVMVFPGGGVDERDRNADIAWFGPEPDWWAQRLGVDTGLAEALVCAAARETFEESGVLFAGPASDPDGIVSDASVYGEARAALANHSLSFADFLRDEKLVLRADLLRPWDNWITPKEERTRRYDTFFLVGALPEGQRADGDNTETDRAFWSTPQAGLDDFEQGNSFLLPPTWTQLNSLSGRSVADVLATERKIVATEPNLSLGEGSWQIEFFDSGRYNAARNHRAPLGRGGAAGDTSQ
- the ctaD gene encoding aa3-type cytochrome oxidase subunit I → MVAEAPPIGELEARRPFPERMGPKGNLIYKLITTTDHKLIGIMYCVVCFAFFFIGGLMALFMRTELAMPGLQFLSNEQFNQLFTMHGTVMLLFYATPIVFGFANLVLPLQIGAPDVAFPRLNALSFWLFLFGALIAMGGFITPGGAADFGWTAYSPLTDAIHSPGAGGDLWILGLAVGGLGTILGGVNMITTVVCMRAPGMTMFRMPVFTWNILVTSILVLIAFPILTAALLGLAADRHLGAHIYDPANGGVLLWQHLFWFFGHPEVYIIALPFFGIVSEIFPVFSRKPIFGYTTLIYATISIAALSIAVWAHHMYATGAVLLPFFSFMTFLIAVPTGIKFFNWIGTMWKGQLTFETPMLFSVGFLITFLLGGLSGVLLASPPIDFHVTDSYFVIAHFHYVLFGTIVFATYAGIYFWFPKMTGRLLDERLGKLHFWLTFIGFHTTFLVQHWVGDEGMPRRYADYLPSDGFTTLNVVSTIGAFILGISTLPFVWNVFKSWRYGEPVTVDDPWGYGNSLEWATSCPPPRHNFTELPRIRSERPAFELHYPHMVERMRAEAHVGRTHHPELESADSSS
- a CDS encoding ABC transporter ATP-binding protein, producing MAAGELTDSTTSDDSDGTDPDLLIDFARVSLQRGGNTLVGPITWTVELDERWVVIGPNGAGKTSLLRIAAATEHPSSGTAYVLGERLGRTDMSELRARVGLSSSALSQRIPDDEVVRDLVVSAGYAVLGRWREDYEDVDYVQAIDMLESVGAEHLAERVYGTLSEGERKRVLIARSLMTDPELLLLDEPAAGLDLGGREDLVARLTDLAADPDSPAMVLVTHHVEEIPVGFSHALILSEGQAVASGLLTEVLTAENLSKAFGQSIALDVIDGRYFARRTRSRAAHRRRE
- the serB gene encoding phosphoserine phosphatase SerB; protein product: MTGAPREHSSVLITVTGVDRPGVTSALFEVLARHRVALRNVEQVVVRGRLTLGVLVAAPVESVADALRSDVEAAIHRLGLDVTIERSDDMPVMREPSTHTIVVLGRPITAEAFSVVARAVAGLGVNIDTIRGVSDYPVTGLELRVSVPTGPDGTVYSRLQSALAQVAVDESVDIALEDYSLSRRAKRLIVFDVDSTLIQGEVIEMLAARAGMEAQVAAVTEAAMRGELDFAESLHRRVATLAGLPASVLDDVAEQVELTPGARTTIRTLRRLGFHCGVVSGGFRQVIEPLAHELMLDYVAANELEVIDGKLTGRVIGQVIDRPGKAKALRDFAQQVGVPMEQTVAVGDGANDIDMLAAAGLGVAFNAKPALREVADASLSYPYLDTVLFILGVTRGEIEAADAQDGVLRRVEIPED
- a CDS encoding YciI family protein: MFHVLTTTYTQPIDVVDQTRPAHVAWLKEEVAAGRILLAGRLETATGAVLVTGDLSEEEVEDVIARDPYTVAGLIRCERTSFNGSVRAPGL
- a CDS encoding DUF3349 domain-containing protein; protein product: MSTKSLLISVLNWLRAGYPEGVPGTDRVPLLALLRSTPLTEAQVAEIVRNIAEASAPADVDDPIERDDIAEFIAEVTEHDAGPENVQRVAAKLAAGGWPLAGVDLEADAGPDSEGQ
- a CDS encoding iron-siderophore ABC transporter substrate-binding protein — encoded protein: MLMNRPRAAAAVIAAAATLASGCGSAEQTPQSQTSISTSVTKIADSGVLGNQRKPDESCAAEPAAVDQSAREVGNARADGADIPESTEVRGDPERIVALSGDQLDALCALGLQSRIVAAALADGSSEQPSYLGAVVHGVAPAGSRGAPDLEAVKAADPELILGSAALTPASFGALSAIAPTVFTGTPGAAWRDTLRAVGAATGRADAAADLIAKFDDAAADTGAQNDAPHFQASVVQLTEDSVRVYGADTFPGNVLAAVGLDRPATQRFTDKPYEELGTTDADYRSADADIVYVSFASAAARDNAPKILQSPAWRALSAAKDNRVFVVNNEVWQTGQNIVAARGILDDLRWVNAPIN
- the yczE gene encoding membrane protein YczE, whose protein sequence is MRAPFQRGALLLIGLCGYGVSMAMMVRAGLGLDPWDVFHQGLTRHTPLSLGMASAVVGVVVLLAWIPLRNRPGIGTVANVIVIAVTVDATLAVLPAPSALPVRIAMLIGAVVLNAISTVLYIGAGLGPGPRDGLMTGLVARTGVSVRLVRTGIEATVLAVGALLGGTVGIGTLVYAFGIGPLVQLFLRLTPRSLLFHDFSDGRARAEREPVTTMSEWPQGNSPTRQPAMTQTEPTPTC
- a CDS encoding enoyl-CoA hydratase; this encodes MSEFISVITGATPEQDGVGTLMLSRPPTNALTRQMYREIVAAAHELGERTDISVVILFGGHEIFCAGDDVPELRTLNAAEAAAADTALRRCVEAVAAIPKPTVAAITGYALGSGMTLAMAADWRVSGDNVKFGATEILAGLAPRAGGAARLAQTIGASKAKELVFSGRFVGAEEALELGLIDQMVAPDHVYDEALAWARRFVDHPVDVLAAAKAAVDKVVDRP